One segment of Parvularcula sp. IMCC14364 DNA contains the following:
- a CDS encoding IS5 family transposase produces MSWNETTRTYYDRSFLRYASDLTDDEWALIEPEIPLPNRMGRPRKWPMREIMNALLYIASTGCQWRMLPRDFPPFSTVQKYFYWWRDDRLLEKINHRLLFECREAHGRSPHPSAGVIDSQSVKTTESGGITGFDAGKNIKGRKRHILTDTEGFLVTALVHAADVQDRDGAPAVLMEARDKFPWLRHIFADGGYAGDKLKRKLKKVGPFRMEIIKRSDKMKGFKVLPRRWVVERTFAWLGRSRRLAKDWERCWTSAIAWLFMAHIRIATRRLARACFI; encoded by the coding sequence ATGAGTTGGAATGAAACCACCCGCACATATTATGACCGCAGTTTCCTGCGCTATGCAAGTGATCTGACGGACGACGAATGGGCTTTGATTGAACCTGAAATACCTCTTCCAAATCGGATGGGGCGTCCTCGCAAGTGGCCGATGCGGGAGATCATGAACGCCTTGTTGTATATCGCGTCTACTGGCTGCCAATGGCGCATGTTACCAAGGGATTTCCCGCCTTTTTCGACGGTTCAGAAATATTTTTATTGGTGGCGTGATGACAGATTGCTGGAAAAGATCAATCACCGCCTGCTGTTTGAATGCCGCGAAGCACACGGCAGAAGCCCACACCCCAGCGCAGGTGTGATCGATAGCCAGTCGGTTAAAACCACAGAAAGTGGCGGTATTACTGGCTTTGACGCGGGCAAAAATATAAAAGGCCGCAAGCGGCATATTCTGACGGATACGGAAGGCTTTCTGGTGACAGCACTTGTGCATGCCGCGGATGTACAGGATCGCGACGGCGCACCAGCGGTGTTGATGGAAGCGCGAGACAAATTTCCATGGCTTCGCCATATCTTTGCCGATGGTGGCTATGCGGGAGATAAGCTAAAGCGCAAACTTAAAAAAGTCGGTCCATTCCGGATGGAAATCATCAAGCGATCCGATAAAATGAAAGGCTTTAAAGTCCTGCCCCGGCGATGGGTCGTAGAACGCACATTCGCATGGTTAGGGCGATCACGCCGTCTCGCCAAGGATTGGGAACGATGCTGGACCTCAGCTATCGCATGGCTATTCATGGCTCACATCCGTATCGCAACAAGACGACTGGCAAGAGCATGTTTCATATGA
- a CDS encoding peptidylprolyl isomerase, whose protein sequence is MFSISSRVILPVLAMLALNGCAQESEQANIQAAAQPRVTLVTDRGDITLELYPEKAPVSVANFLAYIDQGHYAQGEIYRVVRFDNDQGNPKINVIQGGVNFDVDAPLPPIAHETTDATGILHTDGVISMARLEPGTAASEFFISIGDNPGLDYGGQRNPDGQGFAAFGRVISGMEVVQEIHQLRESAPAEDAYFEGQILAEPVKFSARIN, encoded by the coding sequence ATGTTTTCAATTTCAAGCCGGGTTATTTTGCCCGTTCTGGCCATGCTGGCCCTGAACGGCTGCGCACAGGAAAGCGAGCAAGCGAACATACAGGCGGCGGCCCAGCCGCGTGTGACGCTGGTTACGGACAGGGGGGATATCACCCTCGAGCTCTATCCGGAGAAAGCGCCAGTCTCTGTGGCGAACTTTTTGGCCTATATCGATCAGGGACATTACGCCCAAGGTGAAATTTATCGTGTGGTCAGATTTGACAATGACCAGGGCAATCCGAAGATCAATGTCATTCAGGGCGGGGTGAACTTTGATGTCGATGCACCCCTGCCACCGATTGCCCATGAGACAACAGACGCGACTGGCATTCTGCATACAGATGGGGTGATCTCCATGGCCCGGCTGGAGCCCGGCACGGCGGCGTCAGAGTTTTTCATCTCTATCGGTGACAATCCGGGTCTTGATTATGGGGGACAGCGCAACCCGGACGGGCAGGGGTTTGCCGCCTTCGGGCGGGTCATCTCCGGCATGGAGGTTGTGCAGGAAATTCATCAGCTGCGTGAGAGCGCGCCAGCGGAAGATGCTTATTTCGAAGGGCAGATACTGGCAGAGCCGGTAAAATTCAGTGCCAGGATAAATTAA
- a CDS encoding nitronate monooxygenase family protein, producing the protein MKTAITEMFGIEHPIIQGGMHYVGFAEMAAAVSNAGGLGIITGLTQKSADDLANEIARCKDMTDKPFGVNITFLPTLNPPDYPAYVKAVIDGGVKIVETAGRNPVQVLPYLKDAGIKVIHKCTSVRHSLKAQEIGCDAVSVDGFECGGHPGEDDIPNMILLPRAADELEIPFVSSGGMADGRSLVASLAMGAQGMNMGTRFIATKEAPVHENVKAAIVAATELDTRLVMRPLRNTERVLTNDAVERLLVKEKELGADLKFEDIIEEVAGVYPRIMMEGDMDAGAWSCGMVAGLINDIPTCQELIDRIMGEADAIINKRLAGFMTA; encoded by the coding sequence ATGAAAACGGCAATTACGGAAATGTTTGGCATTGAGCACCCGATCATTCAGGGGGGGATGCATTATGTCGGTTTTGCAGAAATGGCGGCGGCGGTCTCCAATGCTGGTGGGCTGGGCATTATCACCGGACTGACGCAGAAATCCGCTGATGATCTTGCCAATGAAATTGCCCGCTGCAAGGACATGACAGACAAGCCTTTCGGCGTGAACATTACTTTTCTCCCAACACTTAACCCGCCGGACTATCCGGCATATGTGAAAGCCGTGATTGATGGCGGCGTAAAGATTGTCGAAACCGCCGGGCGCAACCCGGTGCAGGTGCTGCCATATCTCAAGGATGCCGGGATCAAGGTGATCCATAAATGCACTTCAGTGCGTCACTCCCTCAAAGCACAGGAAATCGGCTGTGATGCTGTCTCCGTGGACGGGTTTGAGTGTGGTGGCCATCCGGGTGAGGATGATATCCCCAACATGATTTTGCTGCCACGCGCAGCCGATGAGCTGGAGATCCCGTTTGTCTCTTCTGGCGGCATGGCAGACGGGCGCTCCCTGGTCGCCTCACTGGCCATGGGCGCGCAGGGCATGAATATGGGCACACGCTTTATTGCCACAAAGGAAGCACCGGTTCATGAAAACGTGAAAGCGGCAATCGTGGCTGCAACGGAACTTGATACTCGTCTTGTCATGCGCCCATTGCGCAATACAGAGCGTGTACTGACAAATGATGCAGTGGAACGCTTGCTGGTCAAGGAAAAAGAACTGGGGGCAGATCTGAAATTCGAGGATATTATCGAAGAGGTCGCCGGTGTTTATCCGCGCATCATGATGGAAGGCGATATGGATGCCGGAGCCTGGTCATGTGGCATGGTCGCCGGTCTTATCAATGACATTCCGACCTGTCAGGAACTGATCGACCGGATCATGGGAGAGGCTGACGCCATCATCAACAAACGTCTGGCCGGTTTCATGACAGCCTGA
- a CDS encoding fasciclin domain-containing protein: MAMKSAEMKHENPMVGGAAMYADKNIIENAVNSKDHTTLVAAVQAAGLVETLSGEGPFTVFAPTNAAFDALPAGTVESLLKPENKDALTKVLTCHVVAAKAMSGAIVKMIDDDGGAHDVPTVGGCVFTAKYAGDSVMLVDGKGRTANVTIADVKQSNGVIHVIDSVLLPE, from the coding sequence ATGGCCATGAAATCAGCTGAAATGAAGCACGAAAACCCGATGGTTGGCGGCGCAGCGATGTATGCTGATAAAAACATCATCGAAAATGCGGTCAATTCAAAGGATCACACCACGCTGGTTGCAGCTGTGCAGGCTGCTGGTCTGGTTGAAACACTGTCCGGTGAAGGTCCATTCACTGTATTCGCGCCGACCAATGCAGCCTTTGACGCACTGCCAGCTGGCACGGTCGAATCCCTGCTCAAGCCGGAAAACAAGGATGCCCTGACAAAAGTGCTGACCTGCCACGTGGTCGCAGCAAAAGCCATGTCCGGTGCAATCGTTAAAATGATTGATGATGACGGCGGCGCACACGATGTGCCAACAGTCGGCGGCTGTGTCTTCACGGCGAAATATGCTGGCGATTCTGTGATGCTGGTAGACGGCAAGGGCCGTACAGCGAATGTCACTATTGCCGATGTGAAACAGTCAAACGGCGTTATCCATGTTATCGACAGCGTATTGCTGCCTGAATAA
- a CDS encoding amidohydrolase, producing the protein MMRKHVALFTSGLIAVSACGQSEQLPLAAQEADTFFHGDVYTGNAASPTAHVIAVKDGYITGVYTEDLALPADDARVIDLGDAVAFPGFTDAHAHLDGIGFRELTLNLEGTSSVSDLKLRVAAEVERTAPGEVVYGRGWIETGWPEGRFPTRYDLDEVAPDNPVILGRADGHAAVVNSAAIALSGITDDTPDPEGGAIERDENGVATGILIDNAENLVSGLLAAPSPERRKEALRKGAEVYANYGWTGIHSMSVNPADTELLIQLEEEGDLPIRVYNSLTPAGLDDLAETGFWEMNDGKLVTRAIKFYVDGALGSRGALLKEPYADQPQTVGLQLITEAEAKPAYRKALANGIQVTTHAIGDQGNTLVLDWYEEVLADHDGAPRWRIEHAQVIDPADIPRFAALGVIASMQPSHAIGDLHFAPARLGDERLRGAYAWRSLTDAGAVIAGGSDAPVERGDPMIEFYAAVGRTDLAGFQGANWHPEEALSREEALAIFTKNPAYAAFMENRLGTIEVGKRADFTVLSADIMTIPEEQIPDVKAVMTIVDGKVVYDRD; encoded by the coding sequence ATGATGCGCAAACATGTTGCCCTATTTACCAGCGGCCTGATTGCTGTGAGTGCCTGCGGCCAGTCTGAGCAGCTGCCGTTGGCCGCGCAGGAAGCTGATACGTTTTTCCATGGGGACGTCTATACAGGAAATGCCGCTTCACCGACCGCGCATGTGATTGCCGTCAAGGACGGCTATATCACCGGCGTTTACACAGAGGATCTGGCCCTGCCGGCAGATGATGCGCGCGTCATCGATCTTGGCGACGCGGTCGCCTTTCCCGGCTTCACGGACGCCCATGCCCATCTTGATGGTATCGGCTTTCGGGAACTGACTCTCAACCTTGAAGGCACATCTTCTGTATCGGACCTCAAATTGCGGGTTGCAGCGGAAGTTGAAAGAACGGCGCCCGGCGAGGTGGTCTATGGTCGGGGATGGATTGAAACCGGCTGGCCGGAAGGGCGTTTTCCCACCCGCTATGACTTGGATGAGGTTGCGCCGGATAACCCGGTTATTCTGGGCCGGGCTGACGGTCACGCAGCGGTGGTGAATTCCGCAGCGATTGCGCTTTCTGGCATTACAGACGACACGCCGGACCCAGAGGGCGGGGCGATTGAACGTGACGAGAATGGCGTTGCCACGGGCATCCTGATTGACAATGCGGAAAATCTGGTCAGTGGTCTGCTCGCGGCACCGTCGCCCGAGCGGCGCAAGGAGGCATTGCGTAAGGGAGCAGAAGTTTATGCCAATTATGGCTGGACCGGTATTCACTCCATGTCGGTCAATCCAGCGGACACAGAGTTGTTGATACAGCTTGAAGAAGAAGGCGATTTGCCGATCCGTGTCTATAACTCCCTCACCCCTGCCGGTCTCGATGATTTGGCTGAGACAGGCTTCTGGGAAATGAATGACGGCAAGCTGGTTACCCGGGCGATCAAGTTTTATGTTGATGGCGCACTGGGGTCACGCGGCGCCCTGCTGAAAGAGCCGTATGCGGACCAGCCGCAGACTGTTGGCCTGCAACTCATCACAGAGGCAGAAGCAAAACCCGCTTATCGCAAAGCTCTTGCTAACGGCATACAGGTGACAACCCATGCCATTGGTGATCAGGGCAACACGCTGGTGCTTGACTGGTATGAGGAAGTGCTCGCAGATCATGACGGCGCGCCGCGCTGGCGCATTGAACACGCGCAGGTCATTGACCCTGCCGATATTCCGCGCTTTGCGGCGCTGGGCGTCATTGCATCCATGCAACCCTCCCATGCAATTGGCGACTTGCACTTTGCACCGGCCCGCCTTGGTGATGAAAGACTGCGCGGCGCTTATGCCTGGCGCAGCCTGACGGATGCTGGCGCTGTCATTGCCGGTGGTTCTGACGCGCCGGTCGAGCGCGGCGACCCGATGATTGAGTTCTATGCGGCGGTGGGGCGTACTGACCTTGCAGGCTTTCAGGGCGCAAACTGGCACCCGGAAGAGGCTCTAAGCCGCGAGGAGGCCCTCGCCATCTTCACGAAAAATCCTGCTTATGCAGCTTTTATGGAAAACCGTCTCGGGACGATTGAGGTCGGCAAGAGAGCGGACTTTACCGTGCTGTCAGCAGACATCATGACGATCCCGGAAGAGCAAATTCCTGACGTGAAAGCCGTCATGACGATCGTCGATGGCAAGGTTGTTTATGATAGAGACTAA
- the typA gene encoding translational GTPase TypA, with protein sequence MTDQSLRNIAIIAHVDHGKTTMVDELLRQSGAVREGAAMDERAMDSNDIERERGITILAKCTSVEWDSPADGLTRINIIDTPGHADFGGEVERILSMVDGALLLVDAEEGAMPQTKFVLSKALALGLKPVVVLNKVDRPHADPDRVLDEVFDLFASLGANEDQLDFPVLYASGKEGWAANDLEAPRDNMAPLFETVIKHVAAPEVAGGPDAPFRILATTLEADPFLGRILTGRILAGTPKPGMTYKALARDGSLVEQARVSKILAFRGLKRQPIEEAMPGDIVAIAGFQKASVADTLCDLSVTDAIPSQPIDPPTLSVFISPNDSPLAGREGSKVQSRVIRERLYRQAEGDVAIRVTDSPNGDAFEVAGRGELQLGVLIENMRREGFELSVSRPHVLTRRDEDGTVLEPFEEIVIDVDDEYSGGVIEKLTQRKCELAEMKPTGGGKTRLSLHGPTRALIGYHGEFLTDTRGTGVMNRSYLEHRAHKGAIQGRRNGVLIAMGTGEAVPFALWNLEERGVMFIKPGEKVYQGMIIGENAKDNDLDVNPLKAKQLTNIRAAGKDDAVRLTPPRRLSLEQAIAYIDDDELVEVTPENVRLRKIELEPHMRKKRAKAMAEG encoded by the coding sequence ATGACCGACCAGTCCCTGCGTAATATCGCGATCATCGCGCATGTTGACCACGGTAAAACCACCATGGTGGATGAATTGCTGCGCCAGTCAGGGGCTGTGCGTGAAGGCGCCGCCATGGACGAGCGGGCCATGGACTCCAACGATATCGAACGCGAGCGCGGCATCACCATTCTTGCCAAATGTACCAGCGTCGAATGGGACAGCCCTGCCGACGGCCTGACCCGTATCAATATCATCGACACGCCCGGCCACGCTGATTTTGGCGGCGAAGTCGAGCGCATTCTCTCCATGGTCGATGGTGCCCTCCTGCTGGTGGATGCAGAAGAAGGGGCAATGCCGCAGACCAAGTTTGTGCTGTCGAAAGCGCTGGCGCTCGGCCTTAAGCCGGTTGTGGTTCTGAACAAGGTGGACCGGCCCCACGCGGACCCTGACCGTGTTCTTGATGAAGTCTTCGACCTTTTCGCCTCTCTGGGCGCAAATGAGGACCAGCTCGACTTTCCGGTGCTATACGCTTCCGGCAAGGAAGGCTGGGCCGCAAATGATCTGGAAGCCCCGCGCGACAACATGGCACCCTTGTTTGAGACAGTCATCAAACATGTGGCAGCTCCGGAAGTTGCTGGCGGGCCGGATGCACCGTTCCGCATCCTGGCAACAACGCTGGAAGCTGATCCGTTTCTGGGTCGCATCCTGACCGGGCGTATTCTGGCTGGTACGCCGAAGCCGGGCATGACCTACAAGGCGCTGGCCCGTGACGGCTCTCTGGTCGAGCAGGCTCGCGTATCCAAAATTCTCGCTTTTCGTGGCCTGAAGCGCCAGCCCATCGAAGAAGCAATGCCTGGTGACATCGTTGCGATTGCCGGTTTTCAGAAGGCTTCTGTTGCCGATACGTTATGCGACCTCTCTGTCACCGACGCGATCCCGTCGCAGCCGATTGATCCGCCTACCCTGTCAGTCTTCATCTCGCCGAATGACTCCCCACTTGCCGGTCGTGAAGGCAGCAAGGTGCAGTCCCGGGTGATCCGTGAACGGCTATACCGTCAGGCAGAAGGTGATGTCGCCATCCGGGTAACAGATTCCCCCAATGGAGACGCTTTTGAAGTTGCCGGGCGCGGCGAATTGCAACTTGGTGTACTGATCGAAAACATGCGCCGCGAGGGCTTCGAGCTTTCTGTCTCCCGGCCACACGTGCTGACGCGGCGCGACGAAGACGGCACAGTGCTGGAACCGTTTGAGGAAATCGTCATTGATGTGGATGACGAATATTCCGGCGGCGTGATCGAAAAGCTGACCCAGCGCAAATGCGAACTGGCTGAAATGAAACCGACCGGCGGCGGGAAAACGCGGCTAAGCCTGCACGGACCAACCCGTGCTCTCATCGGCTATCACGGTGAATTTCTCACAGACACGCGCGGCACCGGCGTCATGAACCGGTCATATCTTGAGCACCGCGCCCATAAAGGTGCCATTCAGGGACGGCGCAACGGTGTTTTGATAGCCATGGGCACGGGCGAAGCTGTGCCTTTCGCGTTATGGAACCTTGAAGAGCGCGGCGTGATGTTCATCAAGCCTGGCGAGAAAGTCTATCAGGGCATGATTATCGGCGAGAATGCCAAGGATAATGATCTTGATGTTAATCCCTTAAAAGCCAAGCAGCTGACCAATATCCGGGCTGCCGGCAAGGATGACGCTGTGCGCCTCACCCCGCCGCGCCGTCTCTCACTGGAGCAGGCCATCGCCTATATTGACGATGACGAACTGGTGGAAGTGACGCCGGAAAATGTGCGCCTGCGTAAAATCGAGCTGGAGCCACATATGCGCAAGAAACGCGCAAAGGCCATGGCAGAAGGTTGA
- a CDS encoding alpha/beta hydrolase, protein MTLMTEPADFIRIAEAPVPEGAEAFYLPTPDNARLRVAAFPVDDAVGTVLLLTGWSEFIEKYMEVVADLQARRFNVAMMDWRGQGLSDRLLPIREKGHILSFGTHAEDLKYVAENFVRQRFPGKLSVMAHSMGGAITLLALSDGYSAFDRAIFSSPMTRIFPQRWKRIIVRSLAATGCALGASRVSIPFVKEHARKFEGNNLTHDQRRHTMYRKLLDAAPNAALHGPTFGWVNAATEAVGRLNRQGALSGVKIPVKMVSAGNDQTVDGRNASRLARQYDALETVVIKGGYHELLMEDDRYRDQFWSEFDSFFAAS, encoded by the coding sequence ATGACCTTGATGACAGAACCCGCAGATTTCATCCGTATAGCTGAGGCACCTGTGCCTGAGGGCGCAGAAGCCTTTTACCTGCCGACGCCGGATAATGCGCGCCTGCGCGTTGCAGCGTTTCCGGTTGATGATGCTGTTGGCACAGTTTTATTACTGACCGGCTGGTCAGAGTTTATCGAAAAATACATGGAAGTCGTCGCAGACCTGCAGGCGCGTCGTTTTAACGTGGCGATGATGGACTGGCGCGGTCAGGGCCTGTCTGACAGGTTGCTGCCCATTCGCGAAAAAGGTCATATTCTCAGCTTCGGTACCCATGCAGAGGATTTGAAATATGTCGCCGAGAATTTTGTGCGTCAGCGCTTTCCCGGCAAGTTGAGTGTGATGGCGCACTCTATGGGCGGCGCGATCACGCTGCTTGCCCTGTCAGACGGGTATAGTGCATTTGACCGGGCGATTTTCTCTTCTCCGATGACCCGGATTTTCCCGCAGCGCTGGAAGCGGATTATTGTGCGCAGCCTTGCGGCCACCGGGTGTGCATTGGGCGCATCGCGCGTCTCCATTCCGTTCGTAAAGGAACATGCGCGCAAGTTTGAGGGCAATAATCTTACCCATGACCAGCGCCGCCACACCATGTACCGTAAATTGTTGGACGCGGCCCCGAATGCTGCTCTTCATGGGCCAACCTTTGGTTGGGTCAATGCCGCGACAGAAGCCGTTGGCAGGCTTAACCGCCAGGGTGCGCTGTCTGGCGTAAAAATCCCGGTAAAGATGGTTTCTGCCGGTAATGATCAAACGGTCGATGGCAGAAATGCCTCCCGGCTGGCCCGCCAGTATGACGCGCTTGAAACGGTTGTCATCAAGGGCGGCTACCATGAGTTGTTGATGGAAGACGATCGGTATCGGGACCAGTTCTGGTCAGAGTTCGACAGCTTTTTTGCCGCTTCATGA
- a CDS encoding class I SAM-dependent methyltransferase has product MKFTSTFAAFSALFLVTACGGGGGQVESPETETSPAVTGMTIEAAVAAETRDADNKARDAFRNPAQTLTFFGVEPDMTVVEIWPGGGWYTEIIAPYLASGGGTYIAAGFDPNGASERGLARIAAFNDTFTGKPDIYGDVEVSAFSARSGPIAVSNSADVVLTFRNVHNWMSGGYTDKAFADFYDVLKPGGVLGVVEHRLPADREQDPEGRSGYVREDIVIGFAEATGFELVEVSQINANPADTADHPFGVWTLPPSARTSATREPDPDFDRTPYDAIGESDRMTLKFRKPITADGALLE; this is encoded by the coding sequence ATGAAATTTACCAGCACATTTGCCGCCTTTTCTGCCCTGTTTCTGGTCACTGCCTGTGGCGGCGGTGGCGGCCAGGTTGAGAGCCCTGAAACGGAAACGTCGCCGGCTGTTACTGGCATGACAATCGAGGCAGCTGTTGCTGCCGAGACGCGTGATGCTGACAATAAGGCGCGCGATGCGTTTCGTAACCCGGCGCAGACACTCACCTTTTTTGGCGTTGAGCCTGATATGACGGTTGTCGAAATCTGGCCTGGTGGTGGCTGGTACACGGAAATTATTGCCCCCTATCTTGCTTCTGGTGGTGGGACATATATTGCAGCCGGGTTCGACCCGAATGGTGCCAGCGAACGTGGTCTGGCCCGCATTGCCGCCTTCAACGACACGTTCACCGGCAAGCCAGATATTTATGGCGATGTGGAAGTCTCAGCTTTCTCGGCGCGCTCTGGGCCGATCGCGGTCAGTAACTCAGCTGACGTGGTTCTGACATTCCGCAATGTGCATAACTGGATGTCCGGTGGGTACACGGATAAAGCATTTGCAGATTTTTATGATGTGTTGAAACCTGGTGGTGTGCTGGGTGTGGTAGAACATCGCCTGCCAGCAGACAGGGAGCAGGACCCGGAAGGGCGCTCTGGATATGTGCGTGAAGATATTGTGATCGGCTTTGCCGAGGCGACGGGCTTTGAACTGGTGGAAGTCTCGCAGATCAACGCTAATCCGGCGGATACTGCTGACCATCCTTTTGGTGTCTGGACCCTGCCACCCTCCGCCCGCACCTCTGCCACGCGCGAGCCGGACCCTGATTTTGACCGGACACCTTATGATGCTATCGGTGAGAGCGATCGTATGACACTGAAATTCCGTAAGCCAATTACTGCAGACGGTGCCTTGCTGGAGTAA
- a CDS encoding SCP2 sterol-binding domain-containing protein, translating to MSDILPSAASFFRQSFDGVIRIEIEGGGAIWIDGRQEPPAVTEQAPSNVDSSFCLWRTSMETLKRILSPGARQVEAAYVAGRLLISGDMSVMTRLETGKPQT from the coding sequence GTGTCTGATATTCTTCCTTCTGCCGCCAGTTTCTTCCGCCAATCCTTTGACGGGGTCATCCGGATTGAGATTGAAGGTGGCGGCGCCATCTGGATAGACGGACGGCAGGAGCCCCCTGCCGTCACTGAACAGGCGCCAAGCAATGTGGACAGCTCGTTCTGTCTGTGGCGCACATCGATGGAAACATTGAAGCGTATTCTCAGTCCGGGCGCACGTCAGGTTGAGGCCGCTTATGTGGCCGGTCGACTTCTCATCAGTGGGGACATGTCTGTGATGACACGGCTCGAAACAGGCAAACCACAGACATGA
- a CDS encoding helix-turn-helix domain-containing protein encodes MAHPIDLHVGQRLRQRRCLLGLTQQRLAASVGIKFQQIQKYESGANRVSASRLWALANALETPVSYFFEDLPGVEHHSAEADAPRTENGTLAPQILSNKETIDLVRAYYHLSEEPRRRLLDLAKTLAGAA; translated from the coding sequence ATGGCGCACCCGATTGACCTGCATGTGGGACAACGTCTTCGACAACGCCGCTGCCTGCTGGGCCTCACCCAGCAGCGTCTGGCTGCCTCTGTCGGCATCAAGTTCCAGCAGATCCAGAAATATGAAAGTGGCGCCAACCGGGTTTCTGCTTCGCGGCTCTGGGCCCTGGCAAACGCGCTGGAAACGCCCGTTTCCTACTTTTTCGAGGATCTGCCAGGCGTTGAACACCACAGCGCAGAAGCAGATGCCCCACGCACAGAAAACGGCACGCTGGCCCCTCAGATCCTTTCCAACAAGGAAACGATTGATCTGGTGCGCGCCTATTATCACCTTTCCGAGGAGCCACGCCGTCGCCTCCTCGATCTTGCAAAAACGCTCGCAGGCGCTGCCTGA
- a CDS encoding M14-type cytosolic carboxypeptidase produces MTDHIRISSQFDGGNIICRSAERADDIQLDIRPDNESHFYQWFYFRLTGAQDQDCRLRLMNAGGSAYTPGWEGYEAVASYDRESWFRVPTKYENGELVIEHTPYLNSVYFAYFAPYSMERHQDLIASAADSERTQISVLSTTLDGQDMDLLTIGTLGEDKLSFWITARQHPGETMAEWWMEGFIGRLLDETDPVSRCLLERAVFYLVPNMNPDGSRRGHLRTNAAGINLNREWDKASLEKSPEVFCVQQKMSETGVDFALDVHGDENLPYNFIAGGEGAPGFTDHQQKLLDGYKHALAQISPDFQTEFGYPVDAPGTADLSICTNYMAWKFGCLAMTLEMPFKDSEITPDPDFGWSPGRCIRLGVASLDAIWQVIDLIDEKA; encoded by the coding sequence ATGACTGACCACATCCGGATTTCCAGCCAGTTTGACGGGGGCAACATCATCTGCCGCAGCGCGGAACGGGCTGATGATATCCAGCTTGATATTCGCCCTGATAATGAGAGCCATTTCTACCAATGGTTCTATTTCCGACTGACCGGTGCGCAGGATCAGGACTGCCGCTTGCGGCTCATGAATGCAGGCGGCTCCGCCTATACGCCGGGCTGGGAGGGGTATGAGGCTGTTGCGTCTTATGATCGGGAAAGCTGGTTCCGTGTGCCGACAAAATATGAAAATGGTGAGCTTGTCATTGAGCATACACCCTATCTCAACTCAGTCTATTTCGCTTATTTCGCGCCCTATAGCATGGAGCGCCATCAGGATCTGATAGCCTCAGCCGCCGATAGCGAGCGCACGCAGATTTCTGTTCTTAGCACCACGCTCGATGGACAGGACATGGATCTGTTGACCATCGGCACACTTGGAGAAGACAAGCTGTCATTCTGGATCACAGCGCGTCAACATCCGGGTGAGACCATGGCCGAATGGTGGATGGAAGGGTTCATTGGTCGCCTGCTGGACGAGACAGACCCCGTGTCACGATGTTTGCTGGAGCGGGCGGTGTTTTATCTGGTACCGAACATGAACCCTGATGGATCGCGGCGTGGGCATTTGCGCACCAACGCAGCAGGAATCAATCTCAACCGGGAATGGGACAAGGCAAGTCTGGAGAAAAGCCCGGAAGTGTTCTGTGTGCAGCAGAAAATGAGCGAAACTGGTGTGGATTTCGCCCTGGATGTGCATGGCGATGAAAATCTGCCCTATAATTTCATCGCGGGTGGTGAAGGCGCCCCCGGTTTTACAGATCATCAGCAGAAACTGCTTGATGGATACAAGCACGCACTGGCCCAGATCAGCCCTGATTTTCAGACAGAGTTCGGATATCCGGTCGATGCGCCCGGCACGGCAGACCTCTCCATCTGCACCAATTATATGGCCTGGAAATTCGGTTGCCTGGCAATGACACTGGAAATGCCCTTCAAGGACAGCGAGATAACACCCGATCCTGATTTTGGCTGGTCCCCTGGTCGCTGCATCCGTCTTGGTGTCGCCAGTCTGGATGCAATCTGGCAAGTGATTGATTTAATTGATGAAAAGGCTTGA